The Cyclobacteriaceae bacterium DNA segment CACCATGAAAAAAACGATTGCACTCCTTACCCTGCTAAGCTTTACACTCACGTATTGCGGCCAGAAAAAAGCTGAAGAAGACCCAAATAAAGTGCTGTATAATGAGGTGATGGACATCCACGATGAAGTGATGCCCAGCATGGATGAGCTTTACAGGCTTAAGAAAGATCTGGAGGAAAAGATCAAAAATTCACCTGATTTGGTAGAAGATAAAAAGCAACAGATGGAGCAAACCGTGCTGCTACTGGATTCCGCCAGCAAGAGCATGATGAGCTGGATGCGTGAATTCAGCCCGGAAGAATATGAAAAGGAGGCGCAGCGCGATTACCTAGAAAAGGAATTAAAGCGGGTGCAAACCGTTAAAGATGTCATGCTGAAAGCCCTTGATGAAGGCAGAAAAGCATCTCAGGATCAATAGGTTTTTGTCATATCAGCCGGAATCGCAATGATGTAGTCGGCTGTGTTTTTGTTTTCATCATTTAGTTTGTCTATCGCATCCTGACTAACCGGATGAATGGTCACTATCTTCAATGAAGGTTTTGCCTTCTTCAGGTAATGGTAGATCCCCTCAAAATTTTGGGAGTGATAAGCGCCATGGTAATGAATGAAGACACCTTCCTTCATATTCTGAATGATAAAATGTGCCATGGTAGCATCCTTCACGGCTTGCGATCGGGCCATGTTCTCTCCGCTTCCCGGGCCGCCATGTCCGCCCATGGATGAAATCATATTTTTATATCCCGGTAATTCCAGATCGATTTCAATGGGAAGAGGCGCAATGTTTTGGCGGGCCTCCTCCGGAAGCGTAGTCAGCGCCTCAATCCCTTTGCGATAAACAAGATTAGCATAACGTCTCGGTACATTGGTGGCAATGGCATTTAACTTTTGCGCTTTACAAAATTCAATCAAAGGCTTGTAGTCGTTTTTGTAGTTATCCCAAACTTTGGCCTCACTCAATAAATGCCGCTCTTCAATCACACCGGTCAGGTATTCGTTCAGCACCAACTGATTGTCGGCTTCAAACATTTCAAAGCCAAGGGTAAGTTTTGGATTAATCGCGTACAAATCCTTGGCCACTTGCAGTTCAAGCCAATGGTTAATGGAATTGTCGTGCATTTCACCAAACAATACCACATCGGCTTTTGCCAACTCGGTAATCATTTTTTGGTAGTCAGCCGACTTGCCTTCTTTGTTAAATAATTTGAATGCCTGTTTTTCCTGGGCGAATGAGGATTCAAAACAAAAATTGAGAAACAGAAAAATGAGAACAAAATACTTCATGAATTATCGCTTTTTAAAAACCTGAACAGTGGCTCGCTTACACTTGCCACCAATGGGAGGGTTTACCTTGGAGATTTTAATGTCAACTGAATGAACAACGGGAAGTTCTTGTAAAATATCATCAATGATTTTACCGGCTACTGTTTCAAGGAGCTTGGAAGGTTTATCCATCTCTTCCTTAACAATAGCAAACAGGGTTTCATAGTTAACCGTACCCGACAAATCATCCTCAAAGGCTGCAGCCGAAAAATCCGTTTCAACGGCAATATCTACTTCAAACCAGTTTCCGGATTCACGCTCATGCGGGTAAACGCCATGAAACGCATGGAACTCCAGACCTTCAAGCGCAACACGTCCGGTCATCCAATCTCGTCAAAAA contains these protein-coding regions:
- the folB gene encoding dihydroneopterin aldolase yields the protein MTGRVALEGLEFHAFHGVYPHERESGNWFEVDIAVETDFSAAAFEDDLSGTVNYETLFAIVKEEMDKPSKLLETVAGKIIDDILQELPVVHSVDIKISKVNPPIGGKCKRATVQVFKKR
- a CDS encoding ChaN family lipoprotein, whose translation is MKYFVLIFLFLNFCFESSFAQEKQAFKLFNKEGKSADYQKMITELAKADVVLFGEMHDNSINHWLELQVAKDLYAINPKLTLGFEMFEADNQLVLNEYLTGVIEERHLLSEAKVWDNYKNDYKPLIEFCKAQKLNAIATNVPRRYANLVYRKGIEALTTLPEEARQNIAPLPIEIDLELPGYKNMISSMGGHGGPGSGENMARSQAVKDATMAHFIIQNMKEGVFIHYHGAYHSQNFEGIYHYLKKAKPSLKIVTIHPVSQDAIDKLNDENKNTADYIIAIPADMTKTY